A stretch of Aythya fuligula isolate bAytFul2 chromosome 1, bAytFul2.pri, whole genome shotgun sequence DNA encodes these proteins:
- the LOC116500174 gene encoding dromaiocalcin-1-like, translated as MSYQFFFLLFGALILSISEVDNTIAEHHNNLPKISDRHNPAHNVIPNPSLPGSSAKVICKNPCQKGWISYKGRCYKLIQERMTWNKAEETCLIERAGSHLTSITSEEENEFLRRLSQGQKETQLWTGGTYQKGSLLKWSDGSPTTFIQRPLSSVFSSVRRLINNLFNIKFCLSLSIGGQGEWDGTNCGKKLPFICVYEPNLKQP; from the exons ATGTCctatcaattttttttcctgctttttggAGCCTTGATTCTCTCCATCTCAGAAG TTGACAACACTATAGCTGAGCATCACAACAACTTGCCCAAAATTTCTGACAGACATAATCCTGCACATAATGTAATTCCTAATCCATCTCTTCCAGGCTCATCTGCAAAAGTCATCTGCAAAAATCCATGTCAGAAAGGCTGGATTAGCTACAAAGGCCGCTGCTACAAGCTTATTCAAGAGAGAATGACCTGGAACAAAGCTGAG GAAACCTGTTTGATTGAAAGAGCAGGAAGTCACCTAACCAGCATCACTAGTGAAGAAGAGAATGAATTCCTTCGTAGACTTTCTCAAGGACAAAAGGAAACCCAGCTCTGGACAGGTGGAACTTACCAAAAG GGGTCATTGTTGAAATGGAGTGATGGATCTCCGACAACCTTCATCCAGAGGCCTCTGTCATCCGTTTTCAGTTCTGTTCGAAGACTAATTAACAATCTGTTTAACATAAAATTTTGCTTGAGCCTCAGTATTGGAG GACAGGGTGAATGGGACGGCACTAACTGTGGCAAAAAGCTACCATTCATCTGCGTTTACGAACCAAACCTGAAGCAGCCTTAA